The following coding sequences lie in one Pseudomonas monsensis genomic window:
- the paoA gene encoding aldehyde dehydrogenase iron-sulfur subunit PaoA: protein MPARPIEPSIPAVLIKPERNRSMTISRRRFLILGAVTATAFAMPPFISLKAYAASLEQPAMAKVTLNVNGKPQALEVDNRTTLLDALREHLHLTGSKKGCDHGQCGACTVIADGRRINACLTLAVMHENSEITTIEGLGMPDSLHPMQAAFIKHDGYQCGYCTPGQICSAVAVLKEIREGIPSHVSPSLTEAPHLIASEFQERMSGNICRCGAYSNIIDAITEVAQVPA, encoded by the coding sequence ATGCCGGCGCGCCCGATTGAGCCTTCAATCCCTGCCGTCCTGATTAAGCCAGAGAGGAATCGAAGCATGACGATTTCCCGACGAAGATTCCTGATCCTCGGCGCGGTGACCGCCACCGCGTTTGCAATGCCGCCTTTCATTAGCCTCAAGGCCTACGCGGCCAGTCTGGAGCAACCGGCCATGGCCAAAGTAACCCTCAACGTCAACGGTAAACCTCAAGCCCTTGAGGTCGACAACCGCACCACGCTGCTCGATGCGCTGCGCGAACACCTGCACCTGACCGGCAGCAAAAAAGGCTGCGACCACGGCCAGTGCGGCGCCTGTACCGTTATCGCCGATGGCCGCCGCATCAATGCCTGCCTGACCCTGGCAGTGATGCACGAAAACAGCGAGATCACCACCATCGAAGGCCTTGGCATGCCCGACAGCCTGCACCCGATGCAAGCCGCGTTCATCAAGCACGACGGCTACCAGTGCGGTTACTGCACGCCAGGGCAGATCTGCTCGGCGGTGGCGGTGCTCAAGGAGATTCGCGAGGGCATTCCCAGCCACGTCAGCCCCAGCCTGACCGAAGCGCCGCATCTGATCGCCAGTGAATTCCAGGAGCGCATGAGCGGCAATATCTGCCGTTGCGGCGCCTACTCCAACATCATCGATGCCATCACTGAAGTCGCGCAGGTGCCCGCATGA
- a CDS encoding FAD binding domain-containing protein, whose protein sequence is MRPFNYSRADSPAAAAALAAQVEGAKFIAGGTNLLDLMKLDIETPLHLIDVNHLGLDQIEATPDGGLRIGALVRNTDLAADHRVRNDYALLSRALLAGASGQLRNMASTAGNLLQRTRCPYFYDVNQACNKRQPGSGCAAIGGVSRQLGLIGVSDACIATHPSDMAIAMRALDAQVETVKPDGTIRSIAIADFHQLPGNTPNVETSLSPGEFITSVTLPAPVGGTHLYHKVRDRSSYAFALVSVGLILHKDGSGRVAVGGVAPKPWRVEAAEALLPNGAKAVSERLLDGATPTRDNQFKLTLVERTLGSVLAQAREDA, encoded by the coding sequence ATGAGACCGTTCAATTACAGCCGCGCCGATTCCCCTGCCGCAGCCGCAGCGCTGGCGGCACAGGTCGAAGGCGCGAAGTTCATCGCCGGCGGCACCAACCTGCTCGACCTGATGAAACTCGACATCGAAACCCCGTTGCATCTGATCGACGTCAACCACTTGGGCCTGGATCAAATCGAAGCCACGCCCGACGGCGGACTGCGCATCGGTGCCCTGGTGCGCAACACCGACCTGGCCGCCGACCACCGCGTGCGTAACGACTACGCCCTGCTCTCCCGCGCCTTGCTCGCCGGTGCCTCCGGCCAATTGCGCAACATGGCCAGCACCGCCGGCAACCTGCTGCAACGCACACGTTGCCCGTACTTCTATGACGTCAATCAGGCCTGCAACAAGCGTCAGCCCGGCAGCGGTTGCGCGGCGATTGGCGGGGTCAGTCGGCAACTGGGATTGATCGGTGTCAGCGACGCCTGCATCGCCACCCACCCCAGCGACATGGCGATTGCCATGCGCGCACTCGACGCGCAGGTGGAAACGGTGAAGCCGGACGGCACCATCCGCAGCATCGCCATCGCCGATTTCCATCAGCTCCCGGGTAACACACCGAACGTCGAAACCAGCCTCAGCCCCGGCGAGTTCATCACTTCGGTGACGCTGCCCGCCCCGGTCGGTGGTACGCACCTTTATCACAAGGTGCGCGATCGCTCGTCGTACGCCTTTGCCCTGGTGTCGGTCGGGCTGATTCTGCACAAGGATGGCAGCGGTCGTGTCGCGGTCGGCGGTGTCGCGCCGAAACCTTGGCGGGTCGAAGCGGCCGAAGCGCTGCTGCCCAACGGTGCAAAAGCGGTCAGTGAGCGCCTGCTCGACGGCGCCACGCCGACCCGCGACAACCAATTCAAACTGACCCTGGTCGAGCGCACGCTCGGCTCGGTGTTGGCGCAAGCGAGGGAAGACGCATGA
- the thpR gene encoding RNA 2',3'-cyclic phosphodiesterase has product MTDDTRRDEPFKRLFFALDCPPAQRKAIAQWRSELGLRAGKPVPADNFHLTLLFLGAVPLAQINEVCEAAGKVNTPKEILKISLDRLQVWHRAGVLSLAPEQAPPALLRLVYALEQAMLPFGFEETPREFRPHLTLARDYRAPEPESATPPAFFLRAERFALFESHKGRYRILQDWPLI; this is encoded by the coding sequence ATGACCGATGACACGCGCAGGGATGAACCGTTCAAGCGGCTGTTTTTTGCCCTGGACTGCCCGCCGGCGCAGCGCAAGGCTATCGCTCAGTGGCGCAGCGAGCTGGGCCTGCGAGCCGGCAAACCGGTACCGGCAGATAACTTTCACTTGACCCTGCTGTTTCTCGGTGCGGTGCCCTTGGCGCAAATCAACGAAGTCTGCGAAGCCGCCGGCAAGGTCAACACGCCGAAGGAAATCTTGAAGATTTCCCTGGATCGTCTGCAGGTCTGGCATCGCGCCGGGGTGTTGTCACTGGCGCCCGAACAGGCACCGCCGGCGTTGTTGCGCTTGGTTTATGCGCTGGAACAGGCGATGTTGCCATTCGGTTTTGAAGAGACGCCACGCGAATTTCGGCCGCATCTGACCCTGGCCCGAGACTACCGTGCACCAGAGCCGGAATCCGCCACGCCGCCGGCGTTTTTCCTGCGCGCCGAACGCTTCGCCTTGTTCGAGTCGCACAAGGGCCGCTACCGGATCCTGCAGGACTGGCCGCTGATCTGA
- the paoC gene encoding aldehyde oxidoreductase molybdenum-binding subunit PaoC, producing the protein MKFDTPATTNPIDQLKVVGKPTDRIEGPLKTSGQAPYAYEQHEAVANQAYGFMVGSAIAKGRITHIDLDAAKAAPGVLAIVTAANAGKLGKGKYNAAPLLAGPEVQHYHQAVALVVAETFEQARAAAQRVKVDYVADKGQFDLANVRDQGVEDKDELPDVTHGDFDTAFAAAPVQFDQTYTTPDQSHAMMEPHATLAAWKGDQLTLWTSNQMIAWSVDDVATTLGLSQEKVRLISPYIGGGFGGKLFIRADAILAALGARMAGRPVKVAIARPQMANNTTHRPATIQRIRLGATADGKLSAIAHEGWSGNLKDGKVEVAAQPSQLLYAAENRRVTMRRAPLDLPEGNSMRAPGEAPGLMALEIAMDEMAEQLKLDPVQFRILNDTQVDPVKTERPFSQRRLIECLQTGAETFGWNQRAATPGSRREGRWLIGMGVAAAFRNNLLLKSGARVRLERDGKVTVETDMTDIGTGSYTIIAQTAAEMMGVALEDVVVRLGDSDFPVSSGSGGQFGGNCSTAGVYAACMKLREAVAGKLGMAADQAAFVDGQVSVGSKRVPLRDAARDGVVVAEDSIEFGDLDKQYQQSTFGAHFVEVAVDAATGEVRVRRMLAVCAAGRILNPKAARSQVIGAMTMGVGAALMEELAVDKKLGFFVNHDLAGYEVPVHADIPHQEVIFLDETDPLSSPMKAKGVGELGICGVSAAVANAIYNATGARVRDYPITLDKILSSLPEMI; encoded by the coding sequence ATGAAATTCGACACGCCCGCCACCACCAACCCGATCGACCAGTTGAAGGTCGTCGGCAAACCCACCGACCGCATCGAAGGCCCGCTGAAAACCAGCGGCCAGGCGCCGTATGCCTACGAGCAACACGAGGCCGTGGCCAATCAGGCTTACGGTTTCATGGTCGGTTCGGCGATTGCCAAGGGTCGGATCACCCACATTGATCTGGACGCCGCCAAAGCCGCGCCCGGCGTGCTGGCCATTGTCACCGCCGCCAACGCCGGCAAGCTCGGCAAAGGCAAATACAACGCGGCGCCGCTGCTCGCCGGTCCCGAGGTGCAGCACTATCACCAGGCTGTGGCACTGGTGGTCGCCGAAACCTTCGAGCAGGCTCGCGCCGCCGCGCAACGGGTCAAGGTCGATTACGTCGCGGACAAAGGCCAGTTCGATCTGGCCAACGTGCGCGACCAGGGTGTCGAAGACAAAGACGAATTGCCCGACGTCACCCATGGCGACTTCGACACGGCCTTTGCCGCCGCCCCGGTGCAGTTCGACCAGACCTACACCACCCCCGATCAATCCCACGCGATGATGGAGCCGCACGCCACACTCGCGGCGTGGAAAGGCGATCAACTGACCCTGTGGACGTCGAACCAGATGATCGCCTGGAGTGTCGACGACGTTGCCACCACCCTCGGTTTGTCCCAAGAGAAAGTCCGCCTGATTTCGCCCTACATTGGCGGCGGCTTCGGCGGCAAATTATTCATCCGCGCCGACGCGATCCTCGCCGCCCTCGGCGCGCGCATGGCCGGCAGACCGGTGAAAGTCGCCATCGCCCGCCCGCAAATGGCCAACAACACCACCCACCGCCCGGCCACCATCCAGCGCATTCGCCTGGGTGCCACGGCCGACGGCAAGCTCAGCGCCATTGCCCACGAAGGCTGGTCGGGCAACCTCAAGGACGGCAAGGTCGAAGTCGCGGCGCAGCCGAGTCAGTTGCTCTATGCGGCCGAAAACCGCCGGGTGACCATGCGTCGGGCACCGCTGGATCTGCCCGAGGGCAATTCCATGCGTGCGCCGGGTGAAGCCCCAGGCCTGATGGCTCTGGAGATCGCCATGGACGAGATGGCCGAGCAGCTCAAGCTCGATCCGGTTCAGTTCCGCATCCTCAACGACACCCAGGTCGATCCGGTGAAAACCGAGCGTCCGTTCTCCCAGCGACGCCTGATCGAATGCCTGCAGACCGGCGCCGAAACATTCGGCTGGAATCAACGCGCTGCCACCCCCGGCAGCCGCCGCGAAGGCCGTTGGCTGATCGGCATGGGCGTCGCCGCAGCGTTCCGCAACAACCTGCTGCTCAAGTCCGGCGCACGGGTGCGTCTGGAACGTGATGGCAAGGTCACGGTGGAAACCGACATGACCGACATCGGCACTGGCAGCTATACGATCATCGCGCAGACGGCGGCCGAGATGATGGGGGTGGCATTAGAAGATGTCGTGGTGCGTCTGGGCGATTCGGATTTTCCGGTGTCGTCCGGTTCCGGCGGACAATTTGGCGGCAACTGCTCGACGGCCGGGGTGTATGCCGCGTGCATGAAGTTGCGTGAAGCTGTCGCTGGCAAGTTGGGCATGGCAGCGGATCAGGCAGCGTTCGTCGACGGCCAGGTGAGCGTCGGCAGCAAGCGCGTGCCATTGCGCGATGCCGCGCGCGATGGTGTGGTGGTGGCTGAGGACAGTATCGAATTCGGCGACCTGGACAAGCAGTATCAGCAGTCGACCTTCGGTGCGCATTTCGTCGAAGTGGCGGTGGATGCCGCCACCGGTGAAGTGCGTGTGCGACGCATGCTCGCGGTGTGTGCCGCCGGGCGCATCCTCAACCCGAAAGCAGCGCGCAGCCAGGTGATCGGGGCGATGACCATGGGCGTCGGTGCGGCGTTGATGGAGGAGCTGGCGGTGGACAAGAAGCTCGGTTTCTTCGTCAACCATGATCTGGCCGGATATGAAGTGCCGGTGCACGCCGACATTCCGCATCAGGAGGTGATCTTCCTTGACGAGACCGATCCGCTTTCGTCGCCGATGAAGGCCAAGGGTGTAGGTGAGCTGGGGATTTGCGGGGTGAGCGCGGCGGTGGCCAATGCGATCTACAACGCCACCGGAGCACGGGTGCGCGATTATCCGATCACCCTGGACAAAATTCTCTCGTCCTTGCCCGAGATGATCTGA
- a CDS encoding polyamine ABC transporter substrate-binding protein yields the protein MKMFGRTLLTLSLMGAMVMGAQANDKVLRVYNWSDYIAPDTVKKFEDETGIRVTYDVFDSNETLEARLLAGKSGYDIVVPSNSFLAKQIKAGVYQTLDKSKLPNWKNLNPVLLKNAAASDPDNAHAFPYMWGSIGIGFNPAKVKEVLGANAPTNSWDLLFKPENAEKLKACGISFLDSPTEMLPAALHYLGYPVNDKDKAHILEAEALFMKIRPSVAYFHSSKYISDLANGNICVAVGYSGDVLQAKARAVESGNNVVIDYSIPKEGAGSFYDMVAIPRDAANVENAYLFMDFLMRPEIIAEITNSNGYSNANSAATPLVDEAIRNDPGSYPSQAVMATLYAVPDQPIATQRIMTRGWTRVKLGK from the coding sequence ATGAAAATGTTTGGCAGGACTCTGCTGACACTGTCCTTAATGGGCGCAATGGTCATGGGCGCCCAGGCCAACGACAAGGTGCTGCGTGTTTACAACTGGTCCGATTACATTGCGCCGGACACCGTCAAGAAGTTCGAAGACGAGACCGGCATCCGCGTGACCTATGACGTCTTCGACAGCAACGAAACCCTTGAGGCGCGTTTGCTGGCGGGCAAATCCGGTTACGACATCGTCGTGCCGTCCAACAGTTTTCTGGCCAAGCAGATCAAGGCCGGCGTCTATCAGACCCTGGACAAATCGAAGCTGCCGAACTGGAAGAATCTCAACCCGGTGCTGCTGAAAAACGCCGCCGCCAGTGATCCGGACAACGCCCACGCGTTCCCGTACATGTGGGGCTCGATCGGCATCGGCTTCAACCCGGCCAAGGTCAAGGAAGTGCTCGGTGCCAATGCCCCGACCAACTCCTGGGACTTGCTGTTCAAGCCGGAAAACGCTGAAAAGCTGAAGGCCTGCGGCATCAGTTTCCTCGACTCGCCGACCGAAATGCTCCCGGCCGCCCTGCACTACCTGGGCTATCCGGTGAACGACAAGGACAAGGCGCACATCCTCGAAGCCGAAGCGCTGTTCATGAAGATCCGCCCGTCTGTGGCGTACTTCCATTCCTCCAAGTACATCTCGGACCTGGCCAACGGCAACATCTGCGTGGCGGTCGGTTACTCCGGTGACGTGCTGCAGGCCAAGGCCCGTGCGGTGGAATCGGGCAACAACGTGGTGATCGACTACAGCATTCCCAAGGAAGGCGCCGGCAGCTTCTACGACATGGTCGCCATCCCGCGGGATGCGGCGAACGTCGAGAACGCCTACCTGTTCATGGATTTCCTGATGCGTCCGGAGATCATCGCCGAAATCACCAACAGCAACGGCTACAGCAACGCCAACTCGGCGGCGACGCCACTGGTAGACGAAGCGATCCGCAACGATCCGGGTTCGTACCCGTCGCAAGCGGTGATGGCGACGCTGTATGCGGTACCGGATCAACCGATTGCCACGCAACGGATCATGACCCGTGGCTGGACCCGGGTGAAACTCGGCAAGTAA
- a CDS encoding DUF1428 domain-containing protein translates to MAYIDIFVAPVPTANREQYKKHCVIAAKLFKEYGALSVVECWGDDVPDGKVTSFPMAVKLKEDETVVSGWLIWPDKATRNAGMAKMMEDPRMKPDVNPMPFDGQRMIYGGFIDLLES, encoded by the coding sequence ATGGCATACATCGACATCTTTGTGGCCCCCGTACCGACCGCCAATCGCGAGCAATACAAAAAACACTGCGTCATCGCCGCTAAATTGTTCAAGGAATACGGCGCCCTGAGTGTCGTCGAATGCTGGGGCGATGACGTGCCGGACGGCAAGGTCACGTCGTTCCCGATGGCGGTGAAACTCAAGGAGGATGAAACCGTGGTGTCCGGCTGGCTGATCTGGCCGGACAAAGCCACCCGCAACGCCGGCATGGCGAAAATGATGGAGGACCCACGCATGAAACCCGACGTGAACCCGATGCCGTTTGACGGGCAGCGCATGATCTATGGCGGCTTCATCGACCTCCTCGAATCCTGA
- a CDS encoding LysR family transcriptional regulator, translated as MLRENATDLLAFLAVARARSFTKAAAKLGVSQSALSHTIRALETRLGLRLLTRTTRSVSPTEAGEHLLQSIGPRFEEIERELAALSHLRETPAGRIRISATDHSLDWLLRPVLQTFLPKYPDIAVEVCCDYGFVDIAGQGFDAGVRLGEDVAQGMIATRIGPDMRMAVVGAPEYFARHPAPHTPRDLTGHACNNLRLPTNGGLYTWEFEKDGERLKVRVSGQITLNGVYPLLNAALDGFGLSYIPQNIVAPYLAEGRLQQVLEDWCPTFAGYHLYYPSRRQAAPAFALLLEALRFRG; from the coding sequence ATGCTTCGGGAAAACGCCACTGACCTGCTCGCCTTCCTCGCCGTCGCGCGCGCGCGCAGCTTCACCAAGGCAGCCGCCAAACTGGGCGTTTCGCAATCGGCACTCAGCCACACCATCCGCGCCCTCGAAACCCGTCTGGGCCTGCGCCTGCTGACCCGCACCACCCGCAGCGTTTCGCCCACCGAGGCCGGCGAACACCTGCTGCAAAGCATCGGCCCGCGTTTCGAAGAGATCGAGCGCGAACTCGCCGCCCTGAGTCACCTGCGTGAAACCCCGGCCGGCAGAATCCGCATCAGTGCCACCGACCATTCGCTGGACTGGCTGCTGCGCCCGGTGCTGCAGACCTTTCTGCCCAAGTATCCGGACATCGCCGTCGAGGTCTGCTGCGATTACGGCTTCGTCGATATTGCGGGACAAGGCTTCGATGCGGGCGTGCGCCTGGGCGAGGACGTCGCCCAAGGCATGATCGCCACCCGCATCGGCCCGGACATGCGCATGGCGGTGGTCGGTGCGCCGGAGTACTTCGCCCGTCATCCGGCACCGCACACCCCACGGGATTTGACCGGGCATGCCTGCAACAACCTGCGCCTGCCGACCAACGGCGGGCTCTATACCTGGGAGTTCGAGAAGGATGGCGAACGCCTGAAAGTGCGTGTCTCGGGGCAGATCACCCTGAACGGCGTCTACCCGCTGCTCAATGCGGCGCTGGATGGCTTTGGCCTGAGTTACATCCCGCAGAACATCGTCGCGCCGTATCTGGCCGAGGGCCGTCTGCAGCAAGTTCTGGAGGACTGGTGCCCGACGTTCGCCGGCTATCACCTGTACTACCCGAGCCGACGCCAGGCGGCGCCGGCGTTTGCCTTGTTATTGGAGGCGTTGCGGTTTCGCGGTTGA
- a CDS encoding (R)-mandelonitrile lyase → MNPITASALTLSLLAADVQANESSRVTVTPNGSQPSARGPADWFTGIVRVDAPFKGSDAARVSGATVTFEPGARTAWHTHPLGQTLIVTAGAGFVQEWGQPIREIRPGDTVWIAPDVKHWHGAAPTTAMTHIAIAEVLDGEVVEWMEQVGEAQYPRSE, encoded by the coding sequence ATGAACCCGATTACTGCTTCAGCGTTGACGTTGTCTCTGTTGGCTGCGGATGTGCAGGCCAATGAAAGTTCACGCGTGACGGTCACGCCCAATGGCTCACAACCTTCGGCCCGCGGCCCGGCGGATTGGTTCACCGGAATCGTGCGGGTCGATGCGCCGTTCAAGGGCTCGGATGCCGCGCGGGTCAGCGGCGCCACGGTGACGTTCGAGCCGGGAGCGCGGACGGCATGGCACACCCACCCGTTGGGGCAGACGTTGATCGTGACGGCCGGTGCCGGTTTCGTGCAGGAATGGGGCCAGCCAATACGCGAGATTCGCCCTGGCGACACGGTGTGGATTGCGCCAGATGTGAAGCATTGGCATGGCGCAGCACCGACGACGGCGATGACGCACATTGCGATTGCCGAGGTGCTGGACGGCGAGGTGGTGGAGTGGATGGAGCAAGTAGGGGAGGCGCAGTATCCGCGGAGTGAGTGA